ACTTAATTTTAAATAGAAATAAAAATGTTGTTAGGGTAGGTTGAAGATTTTTTTGTAGAGGTAATTCAATATTGGTCATTTTTATAGTTAGGATAGATATGTTAAAAAAAGGAGATTATTATTCTATATGAACAGAGGAGAAACAAGTAGACAGAAAAGAATAAGGTACATACTTATTTTAGCTTGTCTCACATTTGTTGGAGGAGCTTTTTTGTGGCAACAAAAAATGTTAGCGACTAAGGATGTGGTTGATTTTAATGCTGGTGTTTTAGAAGTTGGGAATGATGAACAGCCCCCTATAGTTGTAATAACAAAAATGACAGAAAATGAACCATCTTTATTATTATATAAACTAGATCCAGATGATCAGTTTAAATTTCATACAATTGAAGTGAACAAATTAATGAGTATTCCTGAGGAAGTGGAATTTTCAGATAAATACATTTATTTAAAAATGGAAGATGAATGGTATCATTATAATAGGAAAACAGAATTACAAAGAAGTAACATCCACCAGCAAGTCAGTACAAATTTTGTGGATTTTTCTGTTAAGGAAAAAGAAGGTTTTTATGAATTATATATCGAAAATAATATGTTACCTACTATACATAGAGTGAGTGAACGACCTATACTCATACAATTGCTTAACGAGAAACCGAAAGCGTGGCTTGTAGTTTTTGAAAATAGTGTTTCAGTTTTGAAGGAGCCAGACGATAAATAGGTATATAGACCTTTCAGTGAAAAACATTCGGAATTTATGATAAAAGGACTATATGCGTGTATTTTATTAAAGATTACAACTATGAAATGTTAATGATATATACTGCTTAGGATAATAAAGGATGTTTTATGCTTTAATAATTGGCAAATTAAGTGAGGTTGACGAAATGATGCAACCAGCAAGGCATTTTCCGTTAAAAATTGAACAGTTGAAGAGTGTACTTTTTGATCTAACCACAAATAGCTATTTCGCTACTAATCGTTCAGCATTACTAGAAGCATTTGTTAGTCAATTAAAACAGTTTCTTTGTGCAGATGGAGTGGGGTTTTATTCTTACAACAAATGTAAGGGTAGTTACTACTTACAGAATAGTTCATTTAATAATGAGGAAAAGGTTTCTCAAACCATCCCTATCGAAGCTTATGAGGCGTTTACAAGTGATGTGTCCAATCAAAGTGAAGTTGTGTATGCAGGAGAAGGGCTGCTACCAGAGTTGTCTAGTTATCAAACGGTCATTCTTCAATTTGACAATTCAGATATGGATGAGTACAAAGATTTACTCTTTTTCTTTTATGATAATGAACTAGATATAAAAAAATTTAATAACCTGTTGCTAGAAGTAAAAGAAGAATGTATGAAGCTATTTGAATATGTAAAGAGGAATCATGCTTTCCACAAAGATGAAGAACGTTATGAACAGTTATACCGTGTTACTGCAAAATTTCACTCATCGATGAATATCAAGGACGTACTTCGTGAGATTATTCATACGTTAGAAAAGGTATACCCATCATTTGAGAACTATTTACTAATGTCTCAAGACACAGAGGAACTTGGGGATCTTCCAGTTAAAGGATTACAGTATGATGGGTCAACTATTAGTCATTCAGCAACACAAGCATACCTAACAGGCCATGTACAATTTGAAGATCGCTTATTGGAAGATAGGTCTGTTTTATATGCCCCTCTTAAAGGTAAACAAGGTATTTATGGGGTTTTGCAAGTGATGGCACCGAACGCAATTATGTTTACAAAACAAGAAGTTGATTTTGTAGAATTATTAGCTAATACTGCAGGTAATGCGTTAGAAAATGCACAACTATATCAACAATCTAAACAGTTAATTGACGATTTACGTTTAATTAACAAGACTTCACATCGATTGAATTCAAACCTTCGCTTATTCGATACTGTTCAATTTATGAAGGAGCAAATTGTTAATTCATTCGGAGCTCAAGAGGTTGGTTTCTTTATGTTCCCAAATGGTGATGAAGCACAGTTGTTAGAGGGAAGTACGTCATTTTTTAAGACACCCGCAGCTAGAGTTATATTGCATTCTTTAGTTGAACGAATTCGAGAGAACAAAGACTCTCTATTTATTAGTGATTTAGAAAATGATGACCTTGTATCTTGTCGGCCTTATCGTTCTTTACTTGTAGTACCTATGGTGCAAAGCGGTGAATTAAAGGGTGGTATCATTGCGTTCCACAAACATCCTTACTTTTTTACATTTGAAAAATTTAAATTACTAGAGTCGTTAGTACATCACTCAACGTTAGCTTTTGTTAATTCTATGTTGCGTGAGAAGTTAGAAGAAATGGTAATAACTGATTATTTAACAAAGCTATATTCACGTAACTTTTTAGATGATTATATCCAAAAAGCTATGGATACTGACCACCAAGGAACGTTCCTTTTAATTGATATAGATAATTTTAAGTTAATTAATGATACATTCGGTCATCAAGTTGGTGATGAAATCATTATCCAAGTTGCAGAGCTAATTAGAAGTAATATTAGAAAAGATGACATCGCTTCTCGTTGGGGAGGAGAAGAATTGGCTGTTTACTTACCTCTTCTTAGTTTAGAAGAAGGTATAGATGTTGCGAAAAGGCTTGTAAAGAGTGTACCAGAAGATACCGAACCGAAAATAACGATATCTTGTGGGGTGGCTTACTGGAGTCGTAAAAGGAAAGATTCGGTAAAGAGCTTATTTAATCGTGCAGATGAGGCGTTATATGAAGCGAAGAGAACTGGTAAGAATAAAGTAATTATTCATAAAACTAATTTGTAGTTTTAATTGTGATAAAAAAGCTCAATCGATGATTGAGCTTTTTTACTTTGATTATCCAGCAGATTATTAATGGTGAGTTGTAGGAAATTCAATTTACGTGAGTATAAAGACTCGATTATTTTTATTATTTACGTACAAATCATTATTTTATAAGTTCATCAACGAATAATTGAAGGAACTTTTGATCAACCTCATCAAATCTATCCTTCTCTGGACTATCGATATCAAGCACACCGATGACACGGTTGTCTTTTATGATAGGGACAACAATTTCTGAATTTGTTGCAGCGTCACATGCAATATGACCGGCAAATTCATGAACATTAGCGATACGTTGAGTGCGTCGCTCACTTACTGCTGTTCCACATACTCCTTTTCCCACTGGAATGCGTATGCACGCAGGTAGGCCTTGGAATGGCCCTAATACGAGTTCACCGTCCTCCATTAGATAAAAGCCAACCCAGTTAATTCGGTCAAGAAACTGGTTTAGAAGCGCAGAGGCGTTGGAAAGGTTAGCGATAAAATTTGTTTCTCCTTCTATCAGCGCTTTTAATTGGTTGATGACTAATTCGTAATTCTTTTCCTTAGATTGATTATAAGTTTCGACGTTAAACATGTTTAATCCCTACTTTCATAATTGAAATCAACCGTATTTTATCAGAATCTGCGTTTCGACACTAGAAATGTCGATCAAAATTTGAAGGATATATTTATCATAGCACGAAAAAAGAGGAAAGATGGATTGTATAACGAGGAGAGATAAGATGGAAACAAAGGATAAAGTGTTGGAAGCGGCTGTCTCGTTATTTAATGCA
This Bacillus solimangrovi DNA region includes the following protein-coding sequences:
- a CDS encoding GAF domain-containing protein → MFNVETYNQSKEKNYELVINQLKALIEGETNFIANLSNASALLNQFLDRINWVGFYLMEDGELVLGPFQGLPACIRIPVGKGVCGTAVSERRTQRIANVHEFAGHIACDAATNSEIVVPIIKDNRVIGVLDIDSPEKDRFDEVDQKFLQLFVDELIK
- a CDS encoding sensor domain-containing diguanylate cyclase, translating into MFYALIIGKLSEVDEMMQPARHFPLKIEQLKSVLFDLTTNSYFATNRSALLEAFVSQLKQFLCADGVGFYSYNKCKGSYYLQNSSFNNEEKVSQTIPIEAYEAFTSDVSNQSEVVYAGEGLLPELSSYQTVILQFDNSDMDEYKDLLFFFYDNELDIKKFNNLLLEVKEECMKLFEYVKRNHAFHKDEERYEQLYRVTAKFHSSMNIKDVLREIIHTLEKVYPSFENYLLMSQDTEELGDLPVKGLQYDGSTISHSATQAYLTGHVQFEDRLLEDRSVLYAPLKGKQGIYGVLQVMAPNAIMFTKQEVDFVELLANTAGNALENAQLYQQSKQLIDDLRLINKTSHRLNSNLRLFDTVQFMKEQIVNSFGAQEVGFFMFPNGDEAQLLEGSTSFFKTPAARVILHSLVERIRENKDSLFISDLENDDLVSCRPYRSLLVVPMVQSGELKGGIIAFHKHPYFFTFEKFKLLESLVHHSTLAFVNSMLREKLEEMVITDYLTKLYSRNFLDDYIQKAMDTDHQGTFLLIDIDNFKLINDTFGHQVGDEIIIQVAELIRSNIRKDDIASRWGGEELAVYLPLLSLEEGIDVAKRLVKSVPEDTEPKITISCGVAYWSRKRKDSVKSLFNRADEALYEAKRTGKNKVIIHKTNL